A single region of the Chitinophagales bacterium genome encodes:
- a CDS encoding O-methyltransferase — protein sequence MHITHPDIQSYISNLTAHLCPELEELEKETYASIPMPNMLSGKEQGMFLHQFVSALNPKLVVELGTYTGYSAICMALAMSKDSKLITLDVNEEISHLPKKYFQKLHLENLIEYRLEEALPFCETLGDNSVDLAFIDADKANYPNYFHCLKNKIRPGGFILVDNILWSGQVLDEKPDNRTNAILQTTNAMFTESGWKCSILPLRDGVLIGKKGSFC from the coding sequence GTGCATATTACCCATCCTGATATTCAATCTTATATTTCAAACTTGACCGCTCACCTTTGTCCAGAATTAGAGGAATTGGAGAAAGAGACCTACGCGTCTATCCCCATGCCCAATATGCTCTCAGGTAAGGAACAAGGAATGTTTTTGCATCAATTTGTTTCGGCCTTGAATCCTAAATTAGTGGTCGAACTCGGAACATATACAGGTTATAGTGCGATTTGCATGGCTTTGGCTATGTCCAAAGATTCTAAGCTTATAACACTTGATGTTAATGAAGAAATTTCTCATTTACCTAAGAAATATTTTCAAAAACTCCATTTAGAAAATCTTATTGAATATCGACTGGAAGAAGCCTTGCCTTTTTGTGAAACCTTAGGCGATAATTCCGTTGATCTCGCTTTTATCGATGCTGACAAAGCAAACTACCCTAATTATTTTCATTGTTTAAAAAATAAGATCAGACCAGGTGGATTTATCCTCGTGGACAATATTCTATGGAGTGGACAAGTGCTTGATGAAAAACCTGATAATAGAACCAATGCTATTTTGCAAACAACGAACGCTATGTTTACTGAATCTGGTTGGAAATGTAGCATTTTACCCTTGAGAGATGGGGTTTTGATAGGGAAGAAGGGTAGTTTTTGTTAA
- a CDS encoding bifunctional phosphoglucose/phosphomannose isomerase, translated as MNEKMRELTENLPNQISEALNIAAQSKLTPVKGIKNIVISGLGGSGIGATLVSNWIFDSCKFPITINKGYFLPNFVKKNTMVICSSYSGNTEETIHVLEQAHKLGAKIVCISSGGKMIDFCKTNQLDYIQVPGGMPPRTCLGYSIVQLMQVLTFHKFIPGKLFKQLTKIPDFLKKEEAFIQKLSAKLCDKIFDKMPIIYGDERFEGVVVRYRQQINENAKMLCWHHVIPEMNHNEMVGWRDENHNLAVLFIDNNLDFKRNVQRREINEEAIRKYTPNIHHIQSKGRNIIEQSFYHIFFTDILSIYLAEKRGFESMEIDVINHLKSTLEKTSF; from the coding sequence ATGAACGAAAAAATGCGAGAATTGACGGAGAATCTTCCGAATCAAATCAGTGAAGCACTCAATATAGCCGCCCAATCAAAATTGACGCCGGTGAAAGGGATTAAAAACATTGTGATATCTGGGCTAGGAGGCTCAGGTATAGGTGCAACCTTAGTTTCCAATTGGATTTTTGATAGCTGTAAATTTCCTATAACCATCAATAAGGGTTATTTCTTACCTAACTTTGTCAAAAAGAACACCATGGTTATCTGTAGCTCATATAGCGGCAATACAGAAGAAACTATTCATGTCTTAGAACAAGCGCATAAACTCGGTGCCAAAATAGTATGTATCTCTAGCGGAGGAAAGATGATAGATTTTTGCAAAACGAATCAACTAGACTATATACAAGTACCAGGTGGCATGCCGCCTAGAACGTGTTTGGGTTATTCTATAGTGCAATTGATGCAGGTATTGACATTTCATAAATTTATTCCAGGAAAATTATTCAAGCAATTGACCAAGATTCCTGACTTCCTCAAAAAAGAAGAGGCTTTCATTCAAAAATTATCTGCCAAGCTATGTGATAAAATTTTCGATAAAATGCCAATCATCTATGGTGATGAACGATTTGAAGGAGTCGTCGTTCGGTATAGACAGCAGATCAATGAAAACGCTAAAATGCTTTGCTGGCATCATGTGATTCCAGAGATGAATCACAATGAAATGGTAGGCTGGAGAGATGAGAATCATAATCTAGCTGTTTTATTTATCGATAACAATCTAGATTTTAAACGCAATGTGCAGCGCAGAGAAATCAATGAAGAAGCTATAAGGAAGTATACTCCTAATATTCATCATATCCAATCAAAAGGTAGAAATATTATAGAGCAATCGTTCTACCATATTTTCTTTACGGATATTTTATCGATATATCTAGCGGAGAAAAGAGGTTTTGAGTCTATGGAAATAGATGTTATCAACCATTTGAAGTCGACACTAGAGAAGACAAGCTTTTAA
- a CDS encoding YraN family protein, translating to MAEHNDLGKFGEQIACEYLVRKGFNIVRKNYRSGKREIDLVTTNPVGKYVFFEVKTRKGGGEPEQAVHRKKIKLLLETIDQYKFENKIEDETFLDILAILIYDNKAPEIEHFEDVWLY from the coding sequence ATGGCTGAACATAATGATTTAGGAAAATTTGGCGAGCAAATTGCATGTGAATATCTAGTCCGAAAAGGATTTAATATCGTTCGGAAAAATTATAGAAGTGGAAAAAGAGAGATAGACCTGGTCACCACAAACCCAGTGGGAAAGTACGTTTTCTTTGAGGTCAAGACCAGAAAGGGCGGAGGAGAACCCGAACAAGCAGTTCATAGAAAGAAAATCAAACTTCTACTTGAAACCATAGATCAGTACAAATTTGAAAACAAAATAGAAGATGAAACTTTCCTCGATATCCTAGCTATTCTTATCTATGACAATAAAGCACCTGAAATAGAACATTTTGAAGATGTGTGGTTGTATTGA
- a CDS encoding methylated-DNA--[protein]-cysteine S-methyltransferase, whose product MLYRTEWKSPLGELILMATEDKLCLCDWKYRNMRASIDKRILDYYKTELREESNEIINETIHQLNDYFEKKRTEFDIPLELIGTKFQQRVWQELQRIPYGKTISYLQLSKNLGDEKTIRAAATANGANCISILIPCHRVIGSDGALTGYAGGLPAKKKLLIIEGSGQKELF is encoded by the coding sequence ATGCTTTACCGAACCGAATGGAAATCCCCACTAGGTGAACTCATACTCATGGCTACCGAAGATAAACTCTGTCTCTGCGACTGGAAGTATCGAAACATGCGGGCTAGCATAGATAAACGAATTCTAGACTATTACAAAACTGAACTAAGAGAAGAATCCAATGAAATCATCAACGAAACCATCCACCAACTCAATGACTACTTCGAAAAAAAGCGAACCGAATTCGATATACCCCTAGAACTCATAGGCACTAAGTTTCAGCAGCGGGTGTGGCAAGAACTTCAGCGCATACCCTATGGAAAAACCATCAGCTATCTCCAACTCTCCAAAAACCTAGGCGATGAAAAAACTATACGTGCCGCCGCCACCGCCAATGGTGCCAATTGCATATCGATCCTCATTCCCTGCCACCGCGTCATAGGCTCCGATGGCGCGCTCACGGGCTATGCAGGAGGATTACCTGCTAAGAAAAAATTGTTGATTATAGAGGGAAGCGGGCAGAAGGAGTTGTTTTGA
- a CDS encoding DnaJ domain-containing protein yields the protein MTIAQARTVLGLSENFDLDQLKTQYRKKVLIAHPDRNGGDEKKFLLVQQAFEILTNFKENGRVYQQANQKRHHNPGGVYEQRRQAEQAYKEKAHYYYQRKRRVRRDESIVDEFRTNVKYFFLTVLIFIAFFILLLIAMAFGAFGVIFLLVVSAVSISRVNFKKFKL from the coding sequence ATGACTATAGCGCAGGCTAGGACGGTATTAGGTTTATCAGAGAACTTCGACCTAGACCAACTCAAAACGCAATACCGAAAAAAAGTGCTCATAGCCCACCCTGATAGAAATGGTGGGGATGAGAAAAAGTTTCTTTTAGTTCAGCAAGCGTTCGAAATTCTAACCAACTTCAAAGAAAATGGAAGAGTATATCAACAAGCGAACCAAAAAAGACATCACAATCCAGGAGGAGTATATGAGCAGCGACGACAAGCGGAGCAAGCCTATAAAGAGAAAGCCCATTATTACTATCAGCGAAAACGCAGAGTGCGCAGAGATGAATCTATTGTCGATGAATTTAGAACCAATGTTAAATATTTTTTCCTTACAGTATTAATCTTTATCGCTTTTTTTATTTTGCTTTTAATTGCAATGGCATTTGGGGCTTTTGGTGTAATCTTCTTATTGGTAGTCAGTGCCGTTAGCATTTCTAGAGTTAATTTTAAAAAATTCAAGTTGTAG
- a CDS encoding nitronate monooxygenase — translation MKSRNRICELFNIEKPIIQAGMIWCSGWELASVVSNSGGLGIIGAGSMYPDILREHIQKCQSATDKPFAVNLPLLYPDIDQHILSCIELKVPIVFTSAGNPKTWTETLKKEGIRVVHVVSSSKFALKSQDAGVDAIVAEGFEAGGHNGREETTTMCLIPKVKATIQIPLIAAGGIGCGKSMLAAFALGADAVQIGSRFVGSIESSAHSLFKEKVLTAQEGDTRLSLKALTPVRLLNNDFAQKVVSAEASCASKEELEVLLGRGRAKKGMFEGDLIEGELEIGQVSANFSELKSAADIVDEIWNEFLAEKQKLIDR, via the coding sequence ATGAAGTCAAGGAATAGAATTTGTGAACTTTTTAATATAGAAAAACCTATCATTCAAGCAGGAATGATATGGTGCAGCGGTTGGGAATTGGCTTCGGTTGTTTCGAATAGCGGAGGACTCGGAATTATCGGTGCAGGGTCTATGTATCCTGATATATTGAGAGAGCATATTCAGAAATGCCAATCCGCTACAGATAAACCTTTTGCGGTCAATCTACCTCTACTTTATCCAGATATAGATCAACATATACTATCTTGCATCGAATTGAAAGTACCTATAGTATTCACATCAGCAGGAAATCCAAAAACATGGACGGAAACGTTGAAGAAAGAAGGTATCAGGGTTGTTCATGTAGTGAGTTCAAGTAAATTTGCACTTAAAAGTCAAGATGCAGGAGTAGATGCTATCGTAGCAGAAGGCTTCGAAGCAGGCGGACACAACGGACGTGAAGAGACCACGACCATGTGTTTAATTCCTAAGGTAAAAGCCACGATTCAAATTCCACTAATTGCAGCAGGTGGCATAGGTTGCGGCAAGAGTATGCTCGCCGCTTTTGCTCTCGGAGCAGATGCTGTGCAGATAGGTAGTAGATTTGTGGGAAGTATAGAATCCAGTGCGCACAGCCTTTTCAAAGAAAAAGTATTGACTGCACAAGAAGGTGATACTCGACTAAGTCTGAAAGCTTTAACTCCTGTGCGATTATTAAATAATGATTTCGCTCAAAAAGTAGTGTCTGCCGAAGCGAGCTGTGCGAGTAAAGAAGAGCTAGAGGTCTTATTAGGACGTGGACGAGCAAAGAAAGGAATGTTTGAAGGTGACCTCATCGAAGGGGAATTAGAAATAGGTCAGGTCAGTGCGAATTTCTCCGAATTGAAGTCAGCTGCTGACATCGTGGATGAAATCTGGAATGAGTTTCTCGCAGAAAAACAAAAACTCATAGATCGATGA
- a CDS encoding SCO family protein: protein MSKNFIRIAYALNILVLIAAWWIGVKIIEGAQPLSSGLGYYAKDTTTAMQYIVRDFSFYDQDSQLITRKNFENKIWVTDFFFSTCEGICPIMNMNLAAIQDSFAADTNILMLSHTVDPETDNVATLKTYAQKHRAIKNKWHFVTGEAATIYDLARTSYFAATPKDSTHGEDFVHSQLICLIDPHLHIRGYYDGTSGKDMLKLVKDIRLLKIEYEMVKKEKWLGVF from the coding sequence ATGAGTAAAAACTTCATTCGAATCGCCTACGCACTCAATATCCTTGTCTTGATCGCTGCATGGTGGATAGGTGTTAAAATCATAGAAGGTGCGCAACCCTTATCCAGTGGATTAGGCTATTATGCCAAAGATACGACGACGGCGATGCAATATATCGTGCGAGATTTTTCCTTTTATGACCAGGATTCACAACTCATCACGAGAAAAAACTTTGAGAACAAAATTTGGGTAACCGATTTTTTCTTCTCCACCTGCGAAGGCATTTGTCCCATTATGAATATGAATTTGGCTGCTATACAAGATAGCTTTGCTGCGGATACGAATATTCTCATGTTATCACATACCGTAGACCCAGAAACGGATAATGTAGCGACACTTAAAACTTATGCACAAAAACACCGAGCGATAAAAAACAAATGGCATTTCGTCACAGGAGAGGCGGCGACTATTTATGACTTGGCCAGAACCTCCTACTTCGCTGCTACACCCAAAGACAGCACCCACGGAGAAGACTTTGTCCATAGTCAACTCATCTGCTTGATAGACCCGCATCTGCATATTCGTGGTTATTACGATGGTACTAGTGGGAAAGATATGCTCAAATTGGTCAAAGATATTCGACTGCTGAAAATAGAGTATGAAATGGTGAAGAAGGAGAAGTGGTTGGGAGTGTTTTAG
- a CDS encoding DUF1801 domain-containing protein, whose product MNKEIKQYNDKQVESDKEICDLLVKIIDYELSDAESKLWHGHPVWFLNGNPIVGYSKQKKGIRLMFWSGLDFNEEKLNMKGGKFKDASIFYNDATDIIPDDLKRWLQKSREIQWDYKNIVKRKGVLERLN is encoded by the coding sequence GTGAATAAAGAAATCAAACAATACAACGATAAGCAAGTCGAATCGGATAAAGAGATATGCGATTTGCTGGTGAAAATAATTGATTATGAATTATCAGATGCCGAATCCAAGTTATGGCATGGGCATCCTGTCTGGTTTTTAAATGGAAATCCTATCGTGGGTTACAGTAAACAGAAAAAGGGAATTCGGCTGATGTTTTGGAGTGGCTTGGACTTTAATGAAGAAAAGCTAAATATGAAAGGAGGGAAATTTAAAGATGCTTCCATTTTTTACAATGATGCGACCGACATAATCCCTGACGACCTCAAACGCTGGCTCCAGAAGTCTAGAGAAATACAGTGGGATTATAAGAATATTGTCAAACGCAAGGGAGTACTAGAACGATTAAACTAA
- a CDS encoding SRPBCC family protein, whose amino-acid sequence MTNNKITIKARIAADKQKVWDYYTKPEHITKWNFAADTWHCPSASNEMQVGGKYIARMEAKDGSFGFDFEAIYNEIITGESYTYTMPDNRVVNVLIKEDGNQTEVAIIFDPENENPVELQQQGWQAILDNFKRYVENN is encoded by the coding sequence ATGACCAATAACAAGATAACCATCAAAGCAAGGATTGCCGCTGACAAACAAAAAGTTTGGGACTATTATACAAAACCCGAGCATATCACGAAATGGAACTTTGCAGCCGATACATGGCACTGTCCTTCCGCTTCCAATGAAATGCAAGTAGGAGGTAAATACATAGCGCGTATGGAAGCCAAAGATGGTAGTTTTGGTTTTGACTTTGAAGCCATATATAACGAAATTATAACTGGTGAAAGCTATACTTATACGATGCCAGATAATCGAGTGGTTAACGTTTTAATCAAGGAAGATGGCAATCAAACCGAAGTCGCTATAATCTTCGATCCTGAAAATGAAAATCCTGTAGAACTTCAACAGCAAGGCTGGCAAGCGATTTTGGATAATTTTAAGAGGTATGTGGAGAATAATTAA